Part of the Polyangia bacterium genome is shown below.
CGCGCACGGCGGCGGCGTCGCGTACGTCGGCTTGCACGGCCAGGATCTGCACGCCGGGTGTTCGCTGCAGCTCTTGCAAGCGTTGGGCTACCGACGCGGAGACGGGCGAACGCCCGACCAGCACCAGCTTGCCGGCGGCGGCGCGCGCCAACCATGCCGCCGTCTCCAGTCCCACGCCGCCCAGGCCGCCGGTGACCAGGTACGTGCCTCCGCGGCGAATCGCCGTTGGCAAGGCGGCGCTGGGCGGTTCCAGGCGCGCGCGTTCGAAGGTGCGGACGAACCGTTGCGTTCCCCGATGGGCGACCACGCGCTCCGCGTCGCGCTCGGTGCGGCGCAGATCGTCCAGCTCGGCCAGCAGGCGATCGATGGCCGCGTCGCGCTGCCAGGGGCCGGCGATGCCGCCATCAATGTCAGCGGCGAAGGCGGGTGGCAGATCGACGCTGCGGGTGCGCAGGTGCGGCAGCTCGCGCGGGGCCACCAGGCAGGGACCCAGCAACAGCGCCTTTTCCGCCGCCGGCGTGGTCTCGCCGGCGATGTCGTGCAGGCGCGACGAGACCACCGCCAGCGCGGTCGGGGCTTCTTCGCCGGCCAGGGACTGGATCAGCCACAGCAGGCTGTCATAGCTTTCCGCCGCCGTGGTCTCACCGACGGTGAAAAGGTGCACGATCGCCCGCGGCGGTGTCCCGCGCCGGCGCAGCGCCTGCCACAGACGATCGCTGTCGGCGCGCGATCCGGGGGCGATGGTGAAATCGCCGTCGGCGGTCTCGGCGAACGCCGCGCCCGCTTGCACGATCACCACCGACTCTGCGCGCGCGGTCAGCTTCTTCGCCAGCGCTGCGCCGACGCCACGATCGTCGGCGAACAGCAGCCAGCTTGGTTCGATGGCGGCGGCGCTGGCGGGCAGGGCGGCTGGCAGCGGTTGCGATCGCCAGGTCGGGCGCGAAAACCAATCGCCGAGGTCCGCCAGCTTGGCCAGTGGCCCGCGGGCTTGGTGGTCGGCAGCGACGGTGGTGTCGGCGGCGGCGCTGCGCGGGATCCAGTGTCGGCCGCGCTGAAACGGATAGCCGGGCAGCGCCACCTTGCGCCGCCGCTCGCCGACGAAGAAGGCCGGCCACTTCAACTCGCCGCCCGCCAGCCACAGCCGGCCGAGCGCGGTCAGCAAGAACGCGTCGGCCGGCTCGGGCTCGGTCGGGTGCGGCAGCGTGGGGATCGCTTCGGCCGCGGGCGTGATGCCTTGCTGGCGCGCCAGGCTGGCCAGCGTGCGGCCCGGGCCCACCTCGATTAGCACGGTCGCGCCACCGCCACCGCCGCCGCCGTCGCGCAACAAAGTCGACAGCCCTTCGGCGAAACGCACCGGCTGGCGCAGGTGATTGACCCAATAGCGGGGATCGACGGCCTCGCCGGCGGTGATCCACTGGCCGGTCAAATTCGAGATGTACCGTCGCTGCGGCGGACGCAGCGCGATCGATCGGCAGAAGGCTTCGAACGCCGGAAGGATCGGCGCCAGCATCGCCGAATGAGCGGGCACGGCGATGTGAATGCGGGTGCAGTCAACGCCGCGGGCGCCGAGGTTCGTCTCCAGCGCGGTGATCGCCTCGCTGGCGCCCGAGGCCACGCACAGCGACGGGCCGTTGACGGCGGCAATGGAAAGCCCGCGCGTGACGGGCGTGCCCTCGATGGTCGCGCGCACCTCCGCCTCCGGCAGCGGCACGCCGAGCATCGATCCGGGCGCCAGCGTCTCGAACAGCTGCCCGCGCCGCGTGACCATGCCCAGGCCGTCGGCGAAGGTGACCACGCCGGCCAGGCAGGCCGCCACGTACTCGCCCATGCTGTGGCCGATCAGCGCCGCCGGTTCGATCCCCCGCGCCAGCAGCAGCGACGCCAGCGCGTACTCGGTGGCGAACAGCGCCGGCAGGGCCGCCGACGGCGCTTCCAGGCGTTTGCTGGCGGCGGCTTGTTCGTCGGGCGGCGGAAACAGCAGCGTGCGCAGATCGAATCCCAGCTTGGGCCGGGCCAGCGCCGCCGCTTCGTCGATGATGCGGCGATAGTCCGGTTCGCTGTGGTACAGCGCCTGGCCCATGCCGGCGTATTGCGCCCCGCCGCCGGGAAACATCAGGGCCACCGTCGGCGTTTGCTTGGGTCGGATGCGGGTGAGAAGACGCGCCGGCGCGTTTTCCAGGGCGTTTGCCGCGTCGGCCGCATCGCGCGCCACCAGGATGCGGCGGTGACTGAAGGCCTGTCGTCCCTCGGCCAGCGTGTACGCCACATCGCCGAGGTCGACGATGCCCGGTCCGTCGCCGCCCGACTGGCGCAGCGTCGTCGCCAGGTTCGTCGTCGCGGTTTGCAACGCTGCTTCCGACTTTGCCGACAGCGGCAGCAAACGCCAGGGGCGCGTCGGGCCTCCCGGTTTTTCCACCGCCGGTGATGCGGGCCCTTCCTCGATGATGACGTGGGCGTTGGTTCCGCCCGCGCCCAGCGCGGTGATGCCGGCGATCCGTCGTTCCGCCGCCCACGGCCGCGCCTCCGTCGGCACGTAGAACGGCCCGTGCACGAGATCGATCTCCGGGTTGGCGCGCGCGAAATTGATGGTCGGGGGAATCACTCGCGCCTGCAGCGCCATCACCATCTTGATCAGCGCGGCCATCCCGGCCGCCTCGCCCAGGTGGCCGACGTTCGCCTTCACCGATCCCAGCGCGCACCCGGCCCGTCGCGCCGCCGAACCGGCAAAGGCCTGGGCCAGCGCCTTCACTTCGATCGGATCGCCGATGGCCGTGCCCGTGCCGTGCGCTTCGACGTACGAGATGGTGCCCGCGTCCAGGCCGGCGATGGCCAGCGTTTCGGCGATGACCTCGGTCTGTCCGTCGACGCTGGGGGCAAGAAAACCGACCTTCTGCGTGCCGTCGTTGTTGATGGCCGACCCGCGCAGCACCGCCAGCACGCGATCGCCCGCCGCCAGCGCGTCGTCCAGGCGGCGCAAGACCACGCAGCCCACGCCGCTGCCGAACAGCGTGCCGCGCGATTCGGCGTCGAACGGACGGCAATGGCCGTCGGGCGACAGGATCTCGCCTTCCTTGAATAAATATCCACGGTCCTGCGGCAGCACCACCGTCGATGCGCCGGCCAGGGCCAGGTCGCATTCGCCGCCCAGCAGGCTTTGCGCCGCCAGGTGCACTGCCACCAGCGATGACGAGCAGGCGGTCTGCACGTTCATGCTGGGCCCGCGCAGATTGAATTCGTACGATGCGCGGGTGGCCAGGAAGCTCGCGTCGTTGCCGGTGTGGCGCAGCAGCCATTCGCCGACGTTGTCCATCAGGTCACGGTTGGTGACCAGGTGGTGCATCAGGTAGCTCGGCATTCCGCAGCTGGCGAAGACGCCGACGCTGCCGGGGAAACGCGCCGGATCGCAGCCGGCGTCTTCGAGGGCGTGCCAGGCGGTCTCCAGGAAGATTCGATGTTGCGGATCGGTGATGGCTGCTTCGCGCGGGCTCCAGCCGAAGAAGCCGGCGTCGAAGGCCTCGACGTCGTCGAGAAACGGCGCCGCCGGGACGTACCCGGGATCGTCCAGGTGGTCGGCGCTCTCGCCGGCGGCCAGAAGTTCGTCGCGGGAAAAATGCCGGATGGACTCTGTCCCGTCGCGGACATTGCGCCAGAAGGCCGCCACGTCTGGCGCGCCGGGAAATCGTCCGGCCATGCCGATGATGGCCACCCGCGGCCCGTCGTCATCGGACGGATCGTCGTGGTCGTCGCGCCCGGCGCTGCTCACGGGTCGGGCCTCGGCGCGTCCTTCGCCCCGCGCTCGCCGGACAGCCGGCCCACCATCGCCTGCAGCACGTCGCCGGGGATCAGCGCCGCGTCCAGCGCCCGGTCTGAACTCCACACCGCCGCCTGCGGACACGGCTGGCTGGTGAAGGCGGTTCCGCTGGCGGTCAGGCGAGCGGTCAGGCGCCGAAGATCGTCGCTGGCCTCCGATGAGAAGAGCGCCACCTGCTTGGTCCGCCAGGGCGCCGCGGACCCGTCGCCGAGCTCAACCGCCGCCAGATCGTCGCGCAGAGCGGGCGGCAGCGGCATGCCCAGCGCTTCGTGATCGGTCGGCACGACCACCGAGCCTTCGGGCAGCTCGCCACGCAGGTAATCGACGTGCATCTGCGAAAGCTGGCGCAGGTACGCGGCGCCGCTGACCACGGGATCCCAGGCCAGCACGCCCTCGACGTCGCGGCGGCCTGGCGTGGCCAGCAGGGCCAGCGTGGCGCCAAAGCGCAGACCCAGAAGCCACACCTTGCTGACGCCGGTGGTGTCCTTCAGCTCGTCGGCGGCGCTGCCCACATCTTCGATCCAACCGGGCAGGCGCGCGTCGTCGCCGTCGCCGGCTGAGTCGCCGGTGCCGTAGTAGTCGAAGCGCATGACGTGGTAACGGGCCTGGGCCAGCAAATTCGCCAGCTGGCGAAAGGCGCGGTGAGCGCGCACGGCTTCGTGACCGAGCGGGTTGCACAGCACCACGCCAGCCGGGCGCGCGGGCGCCGCCGCCGGCGCGTGATAGAGGCCGAACAGCGTGCGCTGGCTGCTGCCGAAGTGCAGCGGGTTCACGGCGGCGTTCCCGGTGCGGCGTCGCATTCCGCCGCCAGCTGCTCCAGATTCTGAAACGCCAGCGAACGCGGCCCCAGGCGCTTGCCCAGGCGGGCGTGGATGCGATGGATAACCTGCATCGACAGCAGCGAGTGCCCACCCACGTCGAAGAAATTGTCGGTCAACCCCACCCGCGGCAGCGCGAGCGCCTCGGACCAGATCGCGGCGATGGCGATCTGGGTGGGGGTCTGCGGCGGCGGCGGTTCGGCGGGGGCGCGCGCGGTCTCGCGCAGCGGATCGGGAAGCTGGCGGCGATCGATCTTTCCATTGGCGGTCAGCGGCAGCGCCGGCAGATCGACGAACAGGTGCGGGATCATGTGATCGGGCAATTCGCGGCGGGCGAACTTGCGCAGCTCGCTGGCGGTGGGTGATTCGCCGGGAGCGTGCACGACGTAGGCGACGATGCGGCGATCGCCGGCGGCGTCGTCCTTCACCGCCACCGCCACGCCGCCCACGCCGGGATGTCGTGACAGCGTCGCTTCGATCTCGCCGAGCTCGATGCGAAAGCCACGCACCTTCACCTGGGCGTCGGCGCGGCCCAAACATTCCAGCGTCCCGTCGCCGCGCTGGCGCGCCCGATCGCCGGTGCGGTACAGGCGTCCGCTGCCGGCGGGACCAAACGGATTGGCGATGAATCTTTCCGCCGTCAGCTCGGGCCGGCCGCGGTAGCCGCGGGCCACGCCGGCGCCGCCGATCACCAGCTCGCCGATGGTGCCGGGCGGGACCAGCGCGTTGCCCGGACCCAAAATGAAGACCTGGGTGTTGGCGATGGGTCGTCCTATCACGATGTCGTCGGCGTCGGTGACCAGGGCGCACGTCGACCAGACGGTGGTCTCGGTCGGGCCGTACATGTTCCACAGCGAGGAGGTTCGTTCCAGCAGGGCGCGCGCCAGATCGGGCGCCAACGCCTCGCCGCCGCACAGGACTTTCAGGTGCGGCGTCTGTTCGGGCAGCCAGCCCGCAGCCAGCAGCAGACGAAACGTGGCCGGCGTCGCCTGCAGCACCGTGGCCCGCGAGGCGCGCAGCTTGTCCAGCAAAGCAGGCCCGTCGGCGGCCTCTTCGCGCGTGGCCAGAACGATCGTCGCGCCCAGCGACAGCGGCAGGAACATCTCCAGCGCGGCGATGTCGAACGACAGCGTGGTCACCGCCAGCAAGCGATCCGCGGCGGTCATTCCCGGTTGCCGCTGCATGCTGGCGATGAAATTCGACAGCGCGCCGTGCGGAAGCTCCACGCCCTTCGGCCGCCCGGTCGAGCCCGAGGTGTAAATGACGTACGCCAGATCGTCCGGGCGGGCGGCGGGCGCGGCCGCGTCGCTGCCGGGCGCGGCCTGCTCCCAGTTGTCACTTTCGTCAAGGCGCACCAGGCGCGCGCCGTTTTCCGGCAGATCCTCTGCCAGCGCGCGGCTGGTGATGATCACCGACGCGGCGGCGTCTTCCAGCATGAAGCGGATGCGTTCCGGTGGATAGGCCGGATCCAGCGGTAAGTACGCCGCGCCTGCCTTCAACGTGCCGAGCAGCGCCACCACCATCTCGGGCGAGCGTTCAACGAAGATGCCGACGACCGCGCTTGGCCCCGCGCCCAACCCTGACGTCCGCAGGTGGGCAGCCAGCGCCGAGGCGCGGCGGTCGAGTTCCCCGTAGGTCAGCGCGCGATCGTCCTGCGTGACGGCGACGGCTTCCGGCGTGCGCGCCGCTTGCGCCGCCACCCATTCGTGCAAGCAGCCGGCGGGGATGGGCGCGGCGGTGGCGTTCCAGTCGGTGACGATGGTGCGGCGCTGGTCAGCGGTCAGGATCGGCAGCGTGTCGATCGACCGATCCGGATCGTCGGCCGCCGCCTGCAGCAGCGTTTGATAGTGGCCGGCAAAGCGCGCCGCCGTGGCGTCGTCGAACAGATCGCCGGCGTATTCCAGCAGGCCTTGCATGCTGCCGTCGTCCAGCTCCTGCATGTCCAGCGTGAGATCGAACTTCGAGGTGCCGGCGTGCGCGGGCAGGGCGGTGACGCGCACGTCAGGCAAGGTCAGCGCGGAGGTGGGCGCCTTCTGCATCCCGAACATGGCCTGAAAGAGGGGGCTGGCGCTGGTGGCACGGGCCGGGTGAACCGCCTCCACCACTTTTTCGAACGGCATGTCCTGATTGGCCAGCACGCGCAGCGCCGCTTCCTTCACCCGCGACAGCAGGGCGCGGAAGGTTGGCGCGCCGGCCAGGCTGCTGCGAAAGACAACGGTGTTGGTGAAGAAGCCGACCGAGTTTTCGATCTCCGCGCTGTCGCGGTTGACGATCGGCGTTCCCACCAGCACGTCGTCCTGACCGCCCAGACGATAAAGCAGCAGCTGGTACGCCGCCAGCAAGGTCATGAACAGCGACGCGCCTTCACGCCGGCCGAGGGCGCCCAGCGCCGCGGTCAGCGGCGCCGACAGTGGGAAGGTGAGCTGCCCGCCCAGGTAACTGGCGGTCGGCGGGCGCGGGCGATCCGCCGGCAGCGCTAGCACCGGCAGCTCGCCGGACAGAAGGTGGCGCCAGAAAGTCAGCCGCTGTCCCAGCTCGCCACCTTGAAAGTGTTCGGTCTGCCAGACGGCGTAGTCAGCGTACTGCAAAGCCGGCGGCGGCAGCGGCGATTCGGCCGCTGGCGGCGTGGCGGTGAACGCGCCGTAGAGTTGACTGAGCTCGCCCAGCAGGATGCTCAGCGACGAACCGTCGCAGACGATGTGGTGCACGTTCAGCACCAGCACAAACGACCGCTCAGTCAGTTGCCCCAGCATCACCCGGAACAGCGGCCCGCGATCAAGGACGAACGCCCGCGCCGCCGCCGCCCGGACCATCCGCAGCGCCTCGCCCGCCTTGTCGTCGTCGGGCAGCGCGCGCAGATCGACAGTGTCGATGGCCAGCGGCTGGGCAGGGGCGACGATCTGCACCGGCACGCCCTCCGACGCGCCGAAGGTGGTGCGCAGCGATTCGTGACGATTGCCGAGCTCGCTCAGCGCCCGGGTCAGGGCCGGCACGTTCAGTGGGCCGTCGAGCCGGAACGCCAGCGGCACGTTGTAGACCGCGGCGCCCGGGTCCAGTTGATCCAGGAACCACAGGCGCTGCTGGGCGAATGACGCCGGAAAGACGAAGACGTCGTCTTCCGACCGTTCCGCCGCGGGCCCCTGCGATTCTCGCCGAAGCGTTTCCATGTCCCCCTGGAGCGAGCGCAGCGAGCGCTGCGCCTAACAATGGTCGGCTGATGGACGACCCCGATGAACGAACAATGATTAGAAGACCAAAAACTCCGGCGTTGAGCGTACCAAACCGAAGGCCAAAACACACTTGGCGGGAGATTTCAGGCACAATGAAATCCGTCGATGCGTGACAAGGTCGTTCTCATTACCGGCGCCAGCAATGGCATCGGCAAGGAGACGGCCATCGGGCTGGGCAAGCTGGGGGCGCGGTTGATCTTGGTCTGCCGCGACCGCGAGCGGGGCACGGCCGCCGTCGCCGAGATCGGGCGCAAGGCGCCGGACGCCGCCGGAATCTCGTTGCGGCTGGCCGATCTGTCGTCGCAGGCGGCGGTGCGGGCGCTGGCCGCCGACGTGCTGGCCACGACGCCTCGACTGGATGTGCTGATCAACAACGCCGGCGTGATCCTGCAGACGCGAACCCTGAGCCCCGACGGCATCGAGATGCAATTCGCCGTCAACCATCTGGCGCCGTTCCTGCTGACGAACCTGTTGCGCGAACGGCTGGTGCAAAGCGCGCCCGCCCGGGTGGTCACCGTCGCGTCGCAGGTCGAACGGAAGGGCCGCATCGACTTCGACGATTTGCAGGGCGCGCGACGATACCAGCCATTGACCGCGTACGGGCAGTCGAAGCTGGCCAATGTTCTTTTCACCTATGAGCTTGCCCGTCGGCTGGCCGGCACCGGCGTCACCGCCAACTGTCTGCACCCAGGCGTCATCGGGACCAAGCTGCTGGCTGATTACATGGGGCGCTCGGGCGTGACCGGCTGGGTGGCCAACCTGGCTTTTCCCAGCGCCGAGAAAGGCGCCCGGCCCAGCATCCGGGCGGCGTCGGATCCGGCGCTGGCCGGCGTGACCGGAAAATACTTTCAGGAGCTGCGCGAAGGGGAAAGCTCGCCGGCCTCGTATGACCAGGCGACGGCGCGCCGGCTGTGGGAGGTCAGCGCGGCGATGACCGGGTTGGAGGCCGGATGAGCGCGCCCGATCCCGCTGCGCCCGCGGTCGCCGGCCTTTCCATCGACGCGCTTTATCCGTGGAAGGGCACGTCGCCCGCCGATCTGGAGTTGGCGTGTACGCAGATCGCGCGCCGGCTGATCGCCGCGGGAAAGAAATCGATCGGGTTTCTGCCGGCGCCGGGCAGCGGGGATCTGTTGCCTTTGTTGGTGCGCGTGGGCGGGGCGCTTTATCCGTTTGCGCAACGGCAGGCGGCGGTGATCCCGGCCTGGCAGCGATGGGACGCGCCACCGCCCGGCGCCGGCCGGCTGGGCGATGACGAGCACGGCCCGTCGCTGCGCCCGCTCGGCGGCGAGGCCGGGCCGACGCTGCTGGTGCCGCCGCTTTGTCCCGACGCTTCGACGGCGGCCCTGTCGTTGCAACTGGCCCTGCGACGAATGGACAAACTGTTCCCCCATGCCCTGGTCGATCTGTCGGGCCTTTCAGGGGCGGCGCCCGAAGATCGCCAGGCGACGTTGCGTCTGGTAGACGGGGTGACAGTGGTGGGGACGCGCAAACGCACCACGGTCCATCAGCTGCGTCTCGCTTCGCAGCAGATCCCCAACGACAAAGATCTGGGCGCGGTGCTGATCGGCTGAGCGCCCGCGCAACGGCGGCGCGACGAACCGCTTACCGTCGGCCGCGCTCGGGGAACGGCGTGGGTGGCTCGGCTTCCTCGCCGCCGCGCGGATCGATCGGCGTGGCGTCGTCTTCGATCATCGAACCGTCCTGGCCGGCGGCCCAGCGCAAGGCGCGGGCGAAGACGGCGGCGAATTCGCCGGCCAGGTGACGGCGGTGGTAGCGCTCGATGCCGACGGGCGCCGGGCGCGCCGGCAGCTCGCCGGCCTGAAACGCCGTCAGGAGCCTGGCCAGATACGCGGCGATCCCCGCTTCGTCGCGCGGGCCGATCAGCGCGCCGACTTTGTGGCGGGTGACCAGATCCGACAGCACCCCGGGCGGCGCCAGCGTCAGGCAGGGGCGCCCGAACTGCTGCGCCAGGTACATCAGCTCAAAAATCTTCGCCGGGTACACCCGCTCGATGAACGGGCATTCGTCGAGAATGCACAACGCCAGATCGGTGGCGCCGAGCTCGGTGATCACCTGCTCGTGCGGGACGTAGCCTTCGCGGCGCACGCCCAGGGCCTCCATGCCTTCGAAGGCGTCGGCTTCGGTGTCGACGATGCGGCCCAGGAAGCGCACTTCCAAAAGCTTGGCCAGCGTTGGATCGGCGGCGTGCAGGCGGCGCACAGCGCCCAGAAAACCGCGCGCGCTGGTCAGGCGAAAGATCGTGCCGGCGTAGGTGATGACGAACTTGCGGCCCGGCGAAAATCGCGGCGGCGGGCCGGCCAGCGTCTCGGGAAAATCGTCGGGATCGTATCCGTTGGGGATGGCGAAGACGCGGTCGGCTTTGAGAAAAGAAAACCGTGACAGCAGATTCGCGCGGAAGGCTTCGGTGGCCGTGATGACGGCGTGGGCGCTGTGCAGGACGGCCTGCTCCAGCGCGGCGCCGGCGCGGGCCGGGACGGTGGCGTTCATCTCGAAGACCTCGCGCACGGTGCTCCACTCGTCGCGATAGTCCAGCACCACGGCGACGCCCGGGCGCAGGCGGGCCAGCGGCGCCAGCATGAACTGCGAGAACGGCGGCGCGCTGATGCACACCACGTCGTCGAGGCCGCGGAGCAAGCGCCCGGCCAGCGCCGCCTGGGCGGCCGGCTGCCACAACACTTGCGGATCGGGGATCAGCGCCTGCCGCGCCAAAGACATCCCGGCGGCGCGCAGCTTGGTTTTGATGCCGCTCAAATTCCACGACGAAGACGCGGTTTCCCCGCCGCCGTTGCCGTCGGCATTTTTCGCCGCCGCCGTCCAGGTCGCTTGCTTGACCTTGTAGCTCGGCTCGAAGGTTCGCACGCGCTGGATCTCCGTGCCGGGCGGAATGTCTCGTTCCAGCGAATGATCGATCACCGGCACCGACGGGTTGGCGGCGGTCAACACCGCGGGCGTGACGCTGTGGTGGCCCAGGTACTTCACCAGCTTCAGCGGCCGCCCCACGCCGGCGCCGCCGGTGGGCGGAAACGCGTAAGCCACTATCAGCGCGCGCGTCACTTCAGCGCTCCACCGAGACGACCTGGCGCTTTCCGCTTTTCGACAGCGGGATGTCTTCGACGCGCTCGATGGTCACGGCCACACCGGCCAGGTACCGCTGCCAGGTCTGGCGCAGGATGGTCTCGATCTCGGCGTCGAAGGTCGCTGTCGGGACGATGCGCAGGGTGATCGAACGATCGCGGTGCTGCACCACTTGGAAGCGGCGAATGGCGTGCGCCAGGTGCGCGATGACGACGTTGAAGACCAGGCCGTTGACCCGGTTGCCGGCGGCGTCCAGCAGCGTCTCGGTGACGCGGCCCTCGACGGTGGAGAGGCGCGGGTGGGCGCGGCCGCACGAGCAGGCGCCGGGCGGCGCGGCGATGGCCAGATCGCCGGTGGCGTAGCGAATGAACGGCATGCCGAAGTTGTGCAGATCGGTGACCACCACCTCGCCCAGCTCGCCGGGCCTGGCGCTGCGGCCGGTGGGGCCTTCGCCCTCGCGTACCACCACCTCGACGATCAGGTTCTCCATCGAGACGTGCAGGCCGTCGTGGGCGGCGCACTCGGTGGCCATCAGCATCACCTCGCGCGAGCCGTAGGTCTCGAACACCTCGGGGCCGAAGGCTTCGTTCATCACCGCGCGGTCGGCCGGCAGCAAACGTTCGGCGCCGCAGATCACCGGGATGGTGTCCCACCGTCGGTGCTGGCCCGCCACCACGAAGCGGGCCAGGTCGGCGCCGGCCTGGCTGTAACAGAGGATGATCTGCGGTTTGGTGCTGACGATGGCCTCCACCACGCGCTGCAGATCCTCCGGCCCGCGGCGGCCGCAGTCGATGTAATGCTCGCGGCGAATGGCGTGGTCGGCGTTGGCCTTGGCCCTTTTCAGCCGCGACGTGTTCGGCGCGCCCGCGCCCCAGTAGTGCAGCGATCGCAGCCCCGGGCGGTAACCGGCCCAGGCGTACCCGCGCAGCTTGATCGCCTGCCGCCAGTACTCCGATTCCAGGTCGTAGCCGAAGGTCAGGGGCGAACCCAGCGTGCCGCTGGTCGACTTGCGAATGTCGACGGTGGCGCCGGCGGTGGCGGCGCGCTCGTCCACGCCGGCCCGGGCGTCGTCGCGCGTGACGATGGGCAGCTTGCAAAGTTCCTCGGGGCCGTTGATTTGCTCCGGGCGCAGGCCGGCCGCTTCGAAGCGCCGGTGATAGAAAGGGACGTTGGCGTTCGCGTGGCGCAAAAGCCGCCGCAGATCGCCCGCCTGCACGGCCAGAAGTTCATCCAGCGATCGCCACTGCGTCTTTTCCAGATGGCGCAGGCGATCCAGCGTCGGCCGCTGGCGCACCACGCGCTCCCACAGCGGATAAAGAAGGTGCTGATAAAGACGCCCGTAGGTGTCCATGTTTGCGACGGCACCGGCGAGAGAGGCCGCGCCGCTTAGGCCTCCGCGCGCGATTCCACCGTCGGCGTGCTGGCTGGCGCCGGGCGGCCCGACTGGATCCAGCGCCGGTGCCACAGGTTCAACACCAGCACCGTCCACAAACGGTTGCTGAAATCGGCGGCGCCGGACCTGTGATTTTGTAACAGCGTGGCGATCTGATCGCGGCGCAAGAAGCCGGTCTTGGTCAGGCCGTCGTCCAGCAGATACTCGCGGCCCCAGTCACCGAGGCGGCCGCGGAACAACTCGACCACCGGCGTGCGGAAACCTTGCTTGGGCCGGTAGATGATCGAATCGGGCAGGAGGCCCTCGATGGACTTCTTGAAGAAGTACTTCACCATCCCGTCCTTCTGTTTGAACCTGGCCGGGATGTTGTAAACGAAGTGGGCGTAGGCCGGTTCGGTGTACGGGCAGCGCGATTCCAGGCTGAGGTGCGACGACAGCAGGTCCAGCTTGCCCAGCATCAAATTGCCGAAGTAATAGTCCTGCATCATCCGGTAGATGATGTGGTTCAGGTAATCGCGGTTGCCGTGCGCGCTGTCTCTCAAGCGGGCGGCGTCGCGGGCCACCACGTTGTAAGGCAGCTCGCCGGCGGTGGCGCGCAAAGCCTGCGGGGACAAGATGGAATCGCGCTCGGACTCGGGCCAGCCGATCTCGAAGTTCCAGAAGTACTCTTCGCCGTTAGCCGCGCGCCGCAACAGATCGGTTCGCTTGGGGGCGATCATCGGCGCCGCTGCGGCGGCCAGCTTGCGCACCACCGACGGCAGCTTCAGGAACGGCAGCCACCGTTCATAATAGCGGGCGCGGATCTTGATCATCTCGCCGTGGCCGCACGACAGCTCATCGTTGGCTTCGCCGGTGACCACCATCTTCAGGCCTTGGTCTTTGGCCATCTTCAGCGCCTGGTACAAAAAGACGCTGGACGGTTCGGAGACGAGATCATCCATGGCGTCGGCGGCCACCGGGATGGTCTCCAGGAACTCGTCGACGTTCATCAGCTTCTCGTGGTGCTGCGACTTGATCAGATCCGCCACCTGCTTGGCGTACTGCATGTCGCTGTACTTCGCGTCGCCTTCGAACTCGGCCAGGCCGACGGTGAAGGTGTGTAGATCATCGGGCTTGGCCACCTGCTTGGCCAGCAACGCCGCGTTGGCGCTGCTGTCATTGCCGCCGCTGACCAGCGCGGCGATCGGCCCGGGGGCGAAGCGGCGTCGCACGGCCCCTTCGTGCAGCTCGCGCACGCGGTTGACATAGAACTGCTCGTCGTCGACCTCGGGAACAGGATCCCACAGCAGATCCCAAAACACTTTGGTGCTGACGCTGCCGTCGGCGCCGTAGAACACCGCCGCGCCGGCCGGCACCTTCTGCACACCGGCGAACAGCGTGCGCGGTCCGGGCACGGTCAGGAACGTCAGGTAGTGCGAGACCGCCACCTCGTCG
Proteins encoded:
- a CDS encoding SDR family NAD(P)-dependent oxidoreductase codes for the protein MSSAGRDDHDDPSDDDGPRVAIIGMAGRFPGAPDVAAFWRNVRDGTESIRHFSRDELLAAGESADHLDDPGYVPAAPFLDDVEAFDAGFFGWSPREAAITDPQHRIFLETAWHALEDAGCDPARFPGSVGVFASCGMPSYLMHHLVTNRDLMDNVGEWLLRHTGNDASFLATRASYEFNLRGPSMNVQTACSSSLVAVHLAAQSLLGGECDLALAGASTVVLPQDRGYLFKEGEILSPDGHCRPFDAESRGTLFGSGVGCVVLRRLDDALAAGDRVLAVLRGSAINNDGTQKVGFLAPSVDGQTEVIAETLAIAGLDAGTISYVEAHGTGTAIGDPIEVKALAQAFAGSAARRAGCALGSVKANVGHLGEAAGMAALIKMVMALQARVIPPTINFARANPEIDLVHGPFYVPTEARPWAAERRIAGITALGAGGTNAHVIIEEGPASPAVEKPGGPTRPWRLLPLSAKSEAALQTATTNLATTLRQSGGDGPGIVDLGDVAYTLAEGRQAFSHRRILVARDAADAANALENAPARLLTRIRPKQTPTVALMFPGGGAQYAGMGQALYHSEPDYRRIIDEAAALARPKLGFDLRTLLFPPPDEQAAASKRLEAPSAALPALFATEYALASLLLARGIEPAALIGHSMGEYVAACLAGVVTFADGLGMVTRRGQLFETLAPGSMLGVPLPEAEVRATIEGTPVTRGLSIAAVNGPSLCVASGASEAITALETNLGARGVDCTRIHIAVPAHSAMLAPILPAFEAFCRSIALRPPQRRYISNLTGQWITAGEAVDPRYWVNHLRQPVRFAEGLSTLLRDGGGGGGGATVLIEVGPGRTLASLARQQGITPAAEAIPTLPHPTEPEPADAFLLTALGRLWLAGGELKWPAFFVGERRRKVALPGYPFQRGRHWIPRSAAADTTVAADHQARGPLAKLADLGDWFSRPTWRSQPLPAALPASAAAIEPSWLLFADDRGVGAALAKKLTARAESVVIVQAGAAFAETADGDFTIAPGSRADSDRLWQALRRRGTPPRAIVHLFTVGETTAAESYDSLLWLIQSLAGEEAPTALAVVSSRLHDIAGETTPAAEKALLLGPCLVAPRELPHLRTRSVDLPPAFAADIDGGIAGPWQRDAAIDRLLAELDDLRRTERDAERVVAHRGTQRFVRTFERARLEPPSAALPTAIRRGGTYLVTGGLGGVGLETAAWLARAAAGKLVLVGRSPVSASVAQRLQELQRTPGVQILAVQADVRDAAAVRAVVVKARTRFGRIDGVFHAAGTIDDGLLQLKEQGADEDAVIATKIRGAQALHAALADDPPALLVLFSSVSSFMGFEGQIDYAAANAFLDAYAVERNATTAGYTVAVNFSAWRDIGMAAQLSGLGDGTHAAVGDHRPGGPWLPDVIEDSDARLILAGTFQRDHQWVLREHVVRDGDHAVMPGTGFVELARAAAARAAKTPGAGPTVLCDLVFVAPFVAAGEARRLTVTVDRRDGALTIASRSAAAEPEQTHVVGRVDVVAGGGDGNRSAATLGSLDLAAVRARCGDQQPVQDGCLVQDFMRFGPRWANIVRIAIGPGEALLDLRLADDFAGDLDDVALHPALLDMATGAAQSLIPGFDGHRDFYVPFSYGEVTVHRPLGARVHSHVRFKPTGAGASPDTAAFDVAIVDAAGAPLVMITDFVMKRFVMKRVAAKTGGFAGARAATSATHPSQGAAGLREVALREGMTPPEGIEALIRVLAARPGAQVVVSSLDLARWQAAIAAQASADTGGAAAGDAAATDAVSDRPALASAYVEPSDDWQRLVAGVWQPILGIGRIGIHDNFFELGGHSLLLTQAATRVRKAAALDLPLSTLFSKLTIAELAADLKRASEAAAAPTKTAKTAPLRALSRDAYRAKRSAVEGATAARPADGTATPPAEKKPEAS
- a CDS encoding alpha/beta hydrolase; this translates as MRRRTGNAAVNPLHFGSSQRTLFGLYHAPAAAPARPAGVVLCNPLGHEAVRAHRAFRQLANLLAQARYHVMRFDYYGTGDSAGDGDDARLPGWIEDVGSAADELKDTTGVSKVWLLGLRFGATLALLATPGRRDVEGVLAWDPVVSGAAYLRQLSQMHVDYLRGELPEGSVVVPTDHEALGMPLPPALRDDLAAVELGDGSAAPWRTKQVALFSSEASDDLRRLTARLTASGTAFTSQPCPQAAVWSSDRALDAALIPGDVLQAMVGRLSGERGAKDAPRPDP